The following coding sequences are from one Gossypium raimondii isolate GPD5lz chromosome 4, ASM2569854v1, whole genome shotgun sequence window:
- the LOC105781704 gene encoding uncharacterized protein LOC105781704, protein MDDLECMVQQNLKGAVSLLRDEAYQWWLTMREDTQADRVTWDFFKRERDFVALVEKAKIAEEVKRSERQNREKDKGRNKMDCGPSSFSGRLIKKARFDGPVRTRVPAAIARLQSCANCGKSHQDKCWKRTGACFRCGSMDHQVRDCPQRSVQMQVARLGHLQRMRGGQQPPRGPGQARGGNSMGQGRGALGRGVGNFEVRQPAMVYAARRREDGDAPDVITGDEVAVIVDRRDFLCNVIFSLRAEKLVRKGYEVFLAYVNVFESDGVSAGDVRTVKGFSDVFPNELHRLPPNWKVEFGIEILPGTALVSIALYRMTPKELVELKAQIQELLDRGFIRPSVSPWEAPEDKVVAYASRQCKPHEANYPTHDLELAAKELNLRQRRWVELLKDYDYSIEYHPGKANVVADALSRRAVSDLRAMLAHLSLYDNESLLAELEVRPSWTEQIKDKQLLDESLKLVKLYVAEIVKLHGVQVSVISDRDPRFMSHFWKKLYEALGIRPNFTSFGSELVSDTEEKVKVIRGQLKETSDRQKSYADLKRERLSTVWGIFFSPGFSVEKNTEVWTEGRYRSDPTHIVPVEEIKVRPDLTFEEEPVQILDHEVKVLRKKSIPLVKVLRRNCSSEEATWEPEEAMQQQYPYRFLSGIF, encoded by the exons ATGGATGATCTTGAGTGTATGGTGCAGCAAAATTTAAAGGGGGCAGTGTCTTTATTACGAGATGAGGCCTACCAATGGTGGCTTACCATGAGAGAGGATACACAGGCTGATCGTGTGACATGGGACTTCTTTAAG AGGGAGCGAGATTTTGTTGCTCTTGTAGAAAAGGCAAAGATTGCTGAAGAAGTGAAGCGCTCGGAGCGCCAGAATCGTGAAAAAGATAAGGGCAGGAACAAGATGGATTGTGGGCCCTCAAGTTTTTCTGGGAGGCTAATCAAGAAGGCCAGGTTTGATGGGCCAGTTCGGACTAGAGTTCCTGCTGCTATTGCTAGGCTACAATCTTGTGCTAATTGTGGGAAATCTCATCAGGATAAGTGCTGGAAGAGGACTGGGGCATGCTTTAGATGTGGGTCCATGGATCATCAAGTTAGGGATTGTCCTCAGAGGTCGGTTCAGATGCAAGTTGCAAGACTGGGTCATCTTCAGCGAATGAGAGGGGGTCAACAGCCACCGAGAGGCCCTGGGCAGGCCAGAGGTGGAAATAGTATGGGACAAGGTCGTGGAGCCCTAGGCAGAGGGGTTGGTAACTTTGAGGTGAGGCAGCCAGCAATGGTTTACGCTGCTCGTCGTCGTGAGGATGGTGATGCTCCAGATGTTATAACTG GTGATGAGGTGGCTGTGATTGTGGATCGAAGGGACTTCCTATGTAATGTGATCTTTTCTTTGAGGGCCGAAAAACTTGTTCGTAAGGGTTATGAGGTGTTTCTAGCTTATGTTAATGTATTTGAATCTGATGGTGTCTCTGCTGGAGATGTTAGAACTGTTAAGGGTTTTTCTGATGTTTTTCCTAATGAGCTCCATAGGTTGCCTCCGAATTGGAAAGTTGAATTTGGAATTGAGATTCTGCCAGGAACGGCTCTGGTGTCTATTGCCCTTTATAGGATGACACCAAAAGAGTTGgtggaattaaaagctcaaatccAAGAACTGTTGGACCGAGGGTTTATTCGacctagtgtgtctccgtgggAAGCACCA GAGGATAAGGTGGTTGCTTATGCATCTCGACAGTGTAAGCCTCACGAGGCGAATTACCCAACTCATGACTTAGAGTTAGCCGCG aaggagttgaatcttaggcagcgaaGATGGGTAGAGCTACTTAAGGATTACGACTACTCAATTGAGTATCACCCTGGTAAGGCTAACGTGGTAGCTGACGCACTGAGCCGTAGGGCTGTATCTGATTTGAGAGCAATGTTAGCTCATCTCAGCTTGTATGATAATGAGAGCTTATTAGCTGAGCTTGAAGTGAGACCGTCGTGGACTGAACAGATTAAGGATAAACAGTTGTTGGATGAGTCACTG AAGTTGGTTAAACTGTATGTGGCTGAGATTGTAAAATTGCATGGAGTACAGGTTTCAGTTATATCTGATAGAGATCCTCGTTTCATGTCTCATTTTTGGAAGAAGTTATACGAGGCTTTGGGCATAAGACCGAACTTTA CGAGTTTTGGGTCAGAATTAGTTTCTGATACCGAAGAAAAGGTAAAAGTGATTCGAGGCCAGTTGAAGGAAACAtctgatagacagaagtcttatGCGGATCTTAAGCGCGAGAGATTGAGTACTGTGTgggggatttttttttctccagGTTTTTCCGTGGAAAAAAATACTGAAGTTTGGACGGAAGG GCGTTATCGCTCTGACCCCACGCACATTGTTCCAGTAGAGGAAATCAAAGTTAGGCCAGATTTGACCTTCGAGGAAGAACCAGTACAGATATTGGATCACGAGGTTAAGGTACTAAGGAAGAAGTCTATTCCTTTAGTCAAAGTGCTTCGGCGTAACTGTAGTTCAGAGGAAGCTACGTGGGAACCCGAGGAGGCAATGCAACAACAATACCCTTACCGTTTCTTATCAGGAATATTTTGA